A stretch of Nonomuraea africana DNA encodes these proteins:
- a CDS encoding Tn3 family transposase codes for MPAEFLSDEQRTAYSTFSEMPSLPDMEKFFFLDAFDREVIARSRQDSHRLGVAIQIGTVRHKGLFLEDPLEVPWPVVDYLAEQLGIGDPSQVKRYGERPKTVYEHAWMIRDVYGYHDFDDRKSWEGRILAKQFRTFLHGRAWTHAEGPTALFDQSVAWLRRHRVLLPGVTVLERLVGSVRERADERLYATVTRQAERADAGLPRALSGLLVVPEGARISELERLRQAPKRQSGTEMAKALKRVDDIAAFRLGRVPVDKVPVRRMKTLAKYGAGTKAPLLARLSEPRKTATMLAVTRSLEAEAIDDALDLFALLMATRLISPARRKSTGERLAMLPKLEKATKLLSRAGRVLVEQLDLVAEVNADLDVAALWTAVAAQAGASKEQVLAALESVEELVSEDDGAAEAALRAALVDKYNTVRPFLKLLGESKALGAASGGRKVLAAVRRLPELARRHVSRKPLTAKEIDASLVTPAWKRPVFANPDLSAGAVDRDAYVVCVLEGLFRALQVRDVFAAPSLRWADPRAHLLDGAAWEAISEDVLAALSLTDPVEAHLDAKLLALDAAWKQMAGRLAEAGDDALVRVVTPSDGRARLSVEKLGALGESASLKWLRTACQAMLPRIDLPELLLEVHSWTGFPDAYTHLADISTRMHDLPRSLAALLISEACNVGLTPVIKDGDEALTRGRLSHVDQNYVRAETHAAANAILIQAQRGVPIVKLWGGGLLASVDGLRFVVPVQTINAAPSPKYFGYKRGLTLLNAVNDQVMGIGQMVVPGTPRDSLYILDTLINIDAGPQPEVVTTDQASDSDMVFGIFSMLGYRFAPRFADLGDQRFWRADLPDGTTSAYGPLEAIARNKINRSKIQTQWSDMIRVAGSLVTSQVRAYDLLRMFSRGGRPTPLGQAFAEYGRIDKTLHLLSILDPIDDTYRRKLNKQLTVQESRHRLARKICHGSGGQIRKAYREGQEDQLAALGLVVNAVVLWNSRYLSAAVDRLRAQGIPVRDEDAARLSPLGHAHLNVLGRYAISSSAPAEGLRRLGEIPDLPDGGGSMMEEEGL; via the coding sequence ATGCCTGCGGAGTTTTTGTCTGATGAGCAGAGGACGGCGTACTCGACGTTCAGCGAGATGCCGTCGCTGCCGGACATGGAGAAGTTCTTCTTCCTGGACGCCTTCGACCGGGAAGTGATCGCGCGGTCGCGCCAGGATTCACATCGCCTTGGCGTAGCGATCCAGATCGGGACGGTCCGGCACAAGGGCTTGTTCCTGGAGGACCCGCTGGAGGTGCCGTGGCCGGTGGTGGACTACCTGGCCGAACAGTTGGGCATCGGGGATCCCTCGCAGGTGAAACGGTACGGCGAGCGCCCGAAGACGGTCTACGAGCATGCCTGGATGATCCGGGATGTCTACGGCTACCACGACTTCGATGATCGAAAGTCGTGGGAGGGCCGGATCTTGGCGAAGCAGTTCCGGACGTTCTTGCACGGCCGGGCGTGGACGCACGCCGAGGGGCCGACGGCGCTGTTCGATCAGTCGGTGGCGTGGCTGCGCCGGCATCGTGTGCTGCTGCCCGGGGTGACGGTGCTGGAGCGGCTGGTCGGCTCGGTGCGCGAGCGGGCTGATGAGCGCCTGTATGCGACGGTGACGCGTCAGGCGGAGCGGGCCGATGCGGGGTTGCCGCGGGCGTTGTCGGGGCTGCTGGTGGTTCCTGAAGGAGCGCGGATCTCAGAGCTGGAGCGACTGCGGCAGGCGCCCAAGCGGCAGTCGGGCACCGAGATGGCCAAGGCGCTCAAGCGGGTCGACGACATCGCGGCGTTCCGGCTGGGGCGGGTGCCGGTCGACAAGGTGCCGGTGCGGCGGATGAAGACGCTGGCCAAGTACGGGGCGGGCACCAAGGCGCCGCTGCTGGCCCGGCTGTCCGAGCCGCGCAAGACGGCCACGATGCTCGCGGTGACCCGGTCATTGGAGGCCGAGGCGATCGACGACGCTCTCGACCTGTTCGCACTGCTGATGGCCACCAGGTTGATCTCCCCGGCGCGGCGCAAGTCGACGGGCGAGCGGCTGGCGATGCTGCCCAAGCTGGAGAAGGCCACCAAGCTGCTGTCACGGGCGGGCCGGGTCCTGGTGGAGCAGCTGGACCTTGTCGCCGAGGTGAACGCCGATCTGGACGTGGCCGCGTTGTGGACGGCGGTCGCCGCGCAGGCCGGCGCGAGCAAGGAGCAGGTGCTGGCCGCGCTGGAGTCGGTGGAGGAACTCGTCTCCGAGGACGACGGGGCCGCCGAGGCGGCGCTGCGCGCCGCTTTGGTGGACAAGTACAACACCGTTCGCCCGTTTCTGAAGCTGCTGGGCGAGTCGAAGGCGCTGGGGGCCGCGTCGGGCGGCCGCAAGGTGCTGGCCGCGGTGCGGCGCCTGCCGGAGTTGGCGCGCCGGCACGTCTCCCGCAAGCCCCTGACGGCGAAGGAGATCGACGCCTCGCTGGTGACGCCGGCGTGGAAGCGGCCGGTCTTCGCCAACCCCGACCTGTCGGCGGGGGCGGTGGATCGTGACGCTTATGTGGTTTGTGTCCTGGAGGGGCTGTTTCGGGCTTTGCAGGTGCGGGACGTGTTCGCCGCGCCGTCGCTGCGCTGGGCCGACCCGCGCGCCCACCTGCTGGACGGGGCGGCGTGGGAGGCGATCAGCGAGGATGTGCTGGCCGCGCTGTCGCTGACCGACCCGGTCGAAGCCCACCTGGACGCCAAGTTGCTGGCGCTGGATGCGGCGTGGAAGCAGATGGCCGGCCGCCTGGCCGAGGCCGGTGACGACGCCCTGGTGCGGGTGGTCACCCCGAGCGATGGGCGTGCCCGGTTGTCGGTGGAAAAGCTCGGCGCGCTCGGCGAGAGCGCGTCGCTGAAGTGGCTGCGCACGGCCTGCCAGGCGATGCTGCCGCGCATCGACCTGCCCGAGCTGCTGCTGGAGGTGCACTCCTGGACCGGGTTTCCGGACGCCTACACGCATCTGGCCGACATCTCCACCCGCATGCACGACCTGCCCCGATCGCTGGCGGCGCTGCTGATCAGCGAGGCCTGCAATGTGGGCCTCACCCCGGTGATCAAGGACGGGGACGAGGCGCTCACGCGCGGCCGCCTGTCGCACGTCGACCAGAACTACGTGCGCGCCGAGACCCACGCCGCGGCCAACGCGATCTTGATCCAGGCCCAGCGCGGCGTGCCGATCGTGAAGCTGTGGGGCGGCGGGCTGCTGGCCTCGGTCGACGGGCTGCGCTTCGTCGTCCCGGTGCAGACGATCAACGCCGCCCCCTCGCCGAAGTACTTCGGCTACAAGCGCGGCCTCACCCTCCTGAACGCGGTAAATGATCAAGTGATGGGGATCGGGCAGATGGTCGTGCCGGGCACGCCGCGCGACTCGCTGTACATCCTCGACACGCTGATCAACATCGACGCCGGGCCACAGCCCGAGGTCGTCACCACCGACCAGGCTTCCGACTCGGACATGGTATTCGGGATCTTCTCGATGCTCGGCTACCGGTTCGCCCCCCGCTTTGCCGACCTGGGCGACCAGCGGTTCTGGCGCGCCGATCTGCCCGACGGGACGACGTCGGCGTATGGGCCGCTGGAGGCGATCGCCCGCAACAAGATCAACCGGAGCAAGATTCAGACGCAGTGGTCGGACATGATCCGGGTCGCCGGGTCGCTGGTGACCAGCCAGGTGCGCGCCTATGACCTGCTGCGCATGTTCAGCCGCGGCGGGCGCCCCACCCCGCTGGGGCAGGCGTTCGCCGAGTACGGCCGCATCGACAAGACCCTGCATCTGCTGTCGATCTTGGATCCGATCGACGACACCTACCGGCGCAAGCTGAACAAGCAGCTGACGGTGCAGGAGTCGCGGCATCGGCTGGCTCGCAAGATCTGCCACGGCTCGGGCGGGCAGATCCGGAAGGCTTACCGGGAGGGCCAGGAGGATCAACTGGCTGCGTTGGGGCTGGTCGTCAACGCGGTCGTGCTGTGGAATTCCAGGTACTTGTCGGCCGCCGTCGACCGGCTGCGTGCCCAGGGCATCCCGGTCAGGGATGAAGATGCTGCCCGGCTCAGCCCGCTCGGCCACGCTCATCTGAACGTCCTGGGCCGCTATGCCATCTCCTCCTCCGCACCCGCCGAAGGCCTGCGCCGGCTGGGCGAGATCCCCGACCTGCCCGATGGCGGCGGCTCAATGATGGAGGAGGAGGGTCTGTAA
- a CDS encoding SAM-dependent methyltransferase, protein MSKEPMDRSLISSIAHADHPIAAPVSAANLDKLLRRTKLRDGARILDLGCGEAMWTLRALELFPGSTADGVDTSASALASAAKHAEARRLRDRIGLHEMGAADFRAAEPYDLVLCVGSTHAFDGLTPSLQAIKQLTRPDGLVLVGEGFWQTPPSPELEAEIGHYPDLAELVAQAEEPGYRTVYAHTSSQGEWDEYEWSWTGSLARWAVDHPGPDGDTALAAALEHRDVWLNGYRGKLGFVTLLLRQA, encoded by the coding sequence ATGAGCAAGGAACCGATGGACCGTTCTCTGATCAGCAGCATCGCCCACGCCGACCACCCGATCGCCGCGCCGGTGAGCGCCGCCAACCTGGACAAACTGCTGCGGCGAACCAAGCTCCGCGACGGCGCCCGCATCCTCGACCTCGGCTGCGGCGAGGCCATGTGGACGCTACGGGCGCTGGAGCTGTTCCCCGGCTCGACCGCCGACGGCGTGGACACCTCCGCCAGTGCCCTAGCCTCCGCGGCCAAGCACGCCGAAGCCCGCAGGCTCAGAGACCGCATCGGCCTGCACGAGATGGGGGCGGCCGACTTCCGCGCCGCCGAGCCGTACGACCTGGTGCTGTGTGTCGGCTCCACGCACGCCTTCGACGGCCTCACACCGAGCCTGCAGGCGATCAAGCAGCTGACCCGGCCCGATGGGCTGGTGCTGGTGGGCGAGGGCTTCTGGCAGACGCCCCCGTCGCCGGAGCTCGAGGCCGAGATCGGCCACTACCCCGACCTGGCCGAGCTGGTCGCCCAAGCCGAGGAGCCCGGGTATCGCACCGTCTACGCGCACACCAGTTCGCAGGGTGAGTGGGACGAGTACGAGTGGTCGTGGACCGGCTCTCTGGCCCGCTGGGCCGTGGACCACCCCGGACCTGACGGCGACACCGCACTCGCCGCCGCGCTGGAGCACCGTGACGTGTGGCTCAACGGCTACCGCGGCAAGCTCGGCTTCGTCACCCTGCTGCTGCGTCAGGCGTAG
- a CDS encoding dihydrofolate reductase family protein: MRKLTYYVATTLDGFIADPTGADPSAPGGILTPTPDYIEQIITHYPETLPVMARQALGITAPGTRFDTIVEGRRSYQLGLDIGVTNAYPHLRHYVFSRTLGPSQDPTVDIVSTDPVAKIRELKAQDGLGIWLVGGGELAGALHAEIDELILKVNPVTAGTGIPLFGDKTSFSPHRYTLTGNTALPSGALFLTYTRTATS; this comes from the coding sequence ATGCGAAAGCTCACCTATTACGTCGCCACCACCCTGGACGGCTTCATCGCCGACCCCACCGGCGCCGACCCGTCCGCGCCGGGCGGGATCCTCACCCCGACCCCCGACTACATCGAGCAGATCATCACGCACTATCCCGAGACCCTGCCGGTCATGGCCCGCCAGGCCCTCGGCATCACCGCGCCCGGCACCCGCTTCGACACCATCGTCGAGGGCCGCCGCTCCTACCAGCTCGGCCTGGACATAGGTGTCACCAACGCCTACCCGCACCTGCGGCACTACGTCTTCTCCCGCACCCTCGGCCCGAGCCAGGACCCCACGGTGGACATCGTCTCCACCGACCCCGTGGCCAAGATCAGGGAACTCAAGGCCCAGGACGGCCTCGGGATCTGGCTGGTGGGCGGCGGCGAGCTCGCCGGGGCGCTCCACGCGGAGATCGACGAGCTGATCCTCAAGGTCAACCCGGTCACCGCCGGCACGGGCATTCCGCTCTTCGGCGACAAGACGTCGTTCAGCCCGCACCGCTACACCCTGACCGGCAACACCGCGCTGCCCAGTGGCGCCCTGTTCCTCACCTACACCCGTACGGCCACGTCATGA
- a CDS encoding glycosyltransferase: MRVLLSAYDSRGGVEPLAGLAVRLRELGADVRVCAPPDEEFAKRLAGVGVQMVPVGPAVRSLATGARPPGAAGFQQISAELVTAHFSVLAEAAEGCDVLLATGVLPAVASARSVADKLGIPYVYACYQAVTLPSPHHPPAARPFRPLPAEVSDHQALWDLDADSANALFAEMVNTHRASIGLPPVDNIRDYAFTDRPWLAADPILGPWQEPADLDVVQTGAWLLPDDRPLPPEVEAFLAAGTPPVYVGFGSMPTTGSHDMARAAIEAIRAQGHRALLSHGWADLVLIDDRDDCFTVGEANHQALFRRVTAVVHHGGAGTTTTATWAGVPQVVVPQQTVDQTYFASRVAELGVGIAHDGPTPTTASLSAALKRVLTPEVRARATAVADTIRTDGAAVAAKFLFDTAGHEQPLHA; encoded by the coding sequence ATGCGGGTGTTGTTGTCGGCCTACGATTCGCGCGGGGGTGTCGAACCCCTAGCGGGACTCGCGGTGCGGCTGCGGGAACTCGGCGCGGACGTGCGGGTGTGCGCGCCACCGGACGAGGAGTTCGCCAAGCGGCTGGCCGGCGTGGGCGTGCAGATGGTGCCCGTCGGCCCGGCGGTGCGCTCGCTGGCGACCGGGGCGCGACCGCCGGGGGCCGCGGGATTCCAGCAGATCTCGGCCGAGCTGGTCACCGCGCATTTCAGCGTGCTGGCCGAGGCGGCCGAGGGCTGCGATGTGCTGTTGGCGACCGGTGTGCTGCCAGCCGTGGCCTCCGCACGGTCGGTGGCTGACAAGCTCGGCATCCCTTACGTGTATGCCTGCTACCAGGCGGTCACCTTGCCATCGCCGCACCATCCACCGGCCGCGCGGCCGTTCCGGCCGCTGCCGGCGGAGGTGAGCGACCACCAGGCGCTGTGGGACCTGGACGCCGACAGCGCGAACGCGCTGTTCGCCGAGATGGTCAACACGCACCGAGCGTCGATCGGCCTGCCACCGGTGGACAACATCCGCGACTACGCCTTCACCGACAGGCCGTGGCTTGCGGCGGACCCGATCCTGGGCCCATGGCAGGAGCCGGCCGACCTCGACGTCGTGCAGACCGGCGCATGGCTTCTGCCGGACGACCGCCCGCTCCCGCCCGAGGTGGAGGCGTTCTTGGCCGCCGGCACACCGCCGGTCTACGTGGGCTTCGGCAGTATGCCCACGACAGGCTCACACGACATGGCCAGGGCGGCCATCGAGGCGATCCGCGCGCAGGGCCACCGGGCGCTGCTGTCCCATGGCTGGGCCGACCTGGTCCTGATCGACGACCGAGACGACTGCTTCACCGTCGGCGAAGCCAACCACCAGGCCCTGTTCCGCCGGGTGACCGCTGTCGTCCACCACGGCGGGGCAGGCACCACCACGACGGCCACCTGGGCGGGTGTGCCGCAGGTGGTGGTGCCCCAGCAGACAGTGGACCAGACCTACTTCGCCAGCCGGGTGGCAGAGCTGGGAGTCGGCATAGCCCACGACGGGCCGACCCCGACCACAGCATCGCTCTCAGCCGCGCTCAAGAGGGTTCTGACCCCCGAGGTCCGCGCGCGAGCGACCGCCGTGGCCGACACGATCCGCACCGACGGTGCGGCGGTCGCCGCGAAGTTCCTGTTCGACACGGCAGGCCACGAACAACCCCTTCACGCCTAA
- a CDS encoding cupin domain-containing protein, producing the protein MTTLASPSQGGATLALWRVEMQPAAQGPVHLIDAEQVWALMAGEATITVDSEDLYLGPGDTAILVADVPRQVTAGPQGFTAVVTAPAGARAGVPGSTDKVIPPWIA; encoded by the coding sequence ATGACCACCCTGGCCTCCCCCTCCCAAGGCGGAGCGACGCTGGCGCTGTGGCGGGTGGAGATGCAGCCTGCCGCTCAGGGCCCCGTCCATCTCATCGACGCCGAGCAGGTCTGGGCGCTCATGGCCGGTGAGGCGACGATCACCGTGGACAGTGAGGACCTGTATCTCGGCCCGGGTGACACCGCCATCCTGGTCGCCGACGTCCCTCGCCAGGTGACCGCGGGCCCGCAGGGCTTCACCGCCGTCGTGACCGCCCCCGCCGGCGCCCGGGCCGGTGTCCCGGGCAGCACGGACAAGGTCATCCCGCCGTGGATCGCCTGA
- a CDS encoding hemerythrin domain-containing protein codes for MSGTLDLSVMYLMHDALRREAQHLARATARADRDPQTVLGTTAGWQLFKTALRVHHTAGNDVLWPGLRRSLAGRPGDLMPLEVLEAEHDAIEQVIDVIDAALAGPEAGADQLGDLTDSLATGVIGHLRHEEDQTVPLILTVTTGGQWERFKQIHARWIGSDIARVLPWLLDGASDQAVAAVLAAFSEPVRHAYLHRWRPAYTALDRWSTTTA; via the coding sequence ATGAGCGGCACGCTCGACCTGTCGGTGATGTACCTGATGCACGACGCGCTGCGCCGGGAAGCGCAGCATCTGGCTCGGGCCACCGCCCGAGCCGACCGTGACCCCCAGACTGTCCTGGGCACCACCGCCGGCTGGCAGCTGTTCAAGACGGCCCTGCGCGTCCATCACACCGCCGGGAACGACGTGTTGTGGCCCGGCTTGCGCCGGAGCCTGGCTGGACGGCCGGGTGATCTGATGCCGTTGGAGGTGCTGGAAGCCGAGCACGATGCCATCGAGCAGGTCATCGACGTGATCGACGCGGCCCTGGCCGGCCCCGAGGCCGGGGCGGACCAACTCGGTGACCTCACCGACTCTCTGGCCACGGGGGTGATCGGGCATCTCCGGCATGAGGAGGACCAGACGGTGCCGCTGATCCTCACGGTCACCACCGGCGGGCAGTGGGAGCGCTTCAAACAGATTCACGCCCGTTGGATCGGCTCGGACATCGCCCGGGTCCTGCCCTGGCTCCTGGACGGGGCGAGTGACCAGGCCGTCGCCGCCGTGCTGGCCGCCTTTTCCGAGCCGGTCCGCCATGCCTATCTGCACCGTTGGCGGCCCGCCTACACGGCCTTAGACCGCTGGAGCACCACCACGGCCTGA
- a CDS encoding LysR family transcriptional regulator, with translation MELRDIEIFLALAEELHFGRTAARLHISQARVSQAISQQERRLGSALFDRSNRRQIHLTPLGRQLRDDLRPVYAGLRDSLERAHLAARGITAQLRVGMIPLNAHDLRPYWDTFRARHPQWQLQIQHAPFVDPFAGLRRGDLDMLVCWLPVEEPDLTVGPLLFADPRVVAVAAEHELTRRPSVSLDMLADFQHSGAPSVPDYWADGFVPSHTRSGHRIERGLLVHSTEEILALASTGELVNLFPAHMARYWSRPDIAYLPITDLDALPYALVWRTETENQIIRALAQTARDLGPIAF, from the coding sequence GTGGAGCTTCGGGACATCGAGATCTTCCTGGCCCTGGCCGAGGAGCTCCACTTCGGCCGGACGGCCGCCCGCCTGCACATTTCCCAGGCCCGCGTCAGCCAGGCGATCAGCCAGCAAGAACGCCGGCTCGGCAGCGCGTTGTTCGACCGCTCCAACCGCCGCCAGATCCACCTCACTCCGCTCGGCCGTCAGCTCCGTGACGACCTGCGACCGGTCTACGCGGGCCTGCGCGACAGCCTCGAACGCGCCCACCTCGCCGCCCGCGGCATCACCGCGCAACTGCGGGTGGGCATGATCCCCCTCAACGCCCACGATCTGCGCCCCTACTGGGACACCTTCCGCGCCCGCCATCCTCAGTGGCAGTTGCAGATCCAGCACGCCCCCTTTGTCGATCCGTTCGCCGGATTGCGCCGCGGCGACCTCGACATGCTGGTCTGCTGGCTGCCGGTCGAAGAACCCGACCTGACCGTGGGCCCGCTCCTGTTCGCCGATCCGCGGGTGGTGGCCGTGGCCGCCGAGCACGAACTCACCCGGCGCCCCTCCGTCTCGCTGGACATGCTCGCCGACTTCCAGCACAGCGGCGCCCCATCGGTACCCGACTACTGGGCCGACGGCTTCGTCCCGTCTCACACCCGCTCAGGACACCGGATCGAGCGCGGCCTCTTGGTCCACAGCACCGAGGAGATCCTCGCCCTGGCCAGCACCGGAGAGCTCGTCAACCTCTTCCCCGCCCACATGGCGCGGTACTGGAGCCGGCCCGACATCGCCTACCTGCCCATCACTGACCTCGACGCCCTGCCGTACGCCCTGGTGTGGCGCACCGAGACCGAGAATCAGATCATCCGCGCCCTGGCCCAGACCGCCCGCGACCTCGGCCCCATCGCCTTCTGA
- a CDS encoding tyrosine-type recombinase/integrase, with translation MDPVISEHLGRAHPLAAHLDDFLTDKRNAGASGQTIRAYRGDLLQFTAHVDGDLAALTAAPIRAFLADLGELSAATRKRKRAAIASFCRWAVRHGLLQANPMDRIDTIKVPKTLPRPAAAADVAEVLNAICFRRPRKGVPLDRLRDRVLFETAYVCGARASEVCGLYVEDLDLRLDDEHARIHGKGGSVRTVLLDDRGYVSLLKLYLARAGYTSGPLFRASINGSGGPLSYDAAHHRWEGYCQAAGVEIDIHQLRHAHATELINAGVSIEAVRRRLGHASAETTQLYTLLADDVADAEIRAARRRRDQGTR, from the coding sequence GTGGATCCGGTCATCAGCGAGCACCTCGGCCGCGCCCATCCGCTCGCGGCGCACCTGGACGACTTCCTCACCGACAAGCGCAACGCCGGCGCCTCCGGCCAGACGATCCGCGCCTACCGGGGCGACCTGCTGCAGTTCACCGCCCACGTCGACGGCGACCTCGCCGCGTTGACCGCCGCGCCCATCCGGGCCTTCCTCGCCGACCTCGGCGAGCTGTCGGCGGCCACCCGCAAGCGCAAGCGCGCCGCGATCGCCTCCTTCTGTCGCTGGGCCGTACGGCACGGCCTGCTGCAGGCCAACCCGATGGACCGCATCGACACCATCAAGGTGCCCAAGACGCTGCCCCGCCCGGCCGCGGCCGCCGACGTCGCCGAGGTCCTGAACGCGATCTGCTTCCGGCGGCCACGCAAGGGCGTGCCGCTGGATCGGCTGCGCGATCGGGTGCTGTTCGAGACCGCCTATGTGTGCGGCGCCCGCGCCTCGGAGGTGTGCGGCCTGTATGTCGAGGACCTCGACCTGCGCCTGGATGACGAGCATGCGCGCATCCACGGCAAGGGCGGCAGCGTGCGCACCGTGCTGCTGGACGACCGCGGCTACGTCAGCCTGCTCAAGCTCTACTTGGCCCGCGCCGGCTACACCAGCGGGCCCCTGTTCCGCGCCAGCATCAACGGCTCGGGTGGGCCGCTGTCCTACGATGCCGCCCACCACCGATGGGAGGGCTACTGCCAGGCGGCCGGAGTCGAGATCGACATCCACCAGCTCCGGCACGCCCACGCCACCGAACTCATAAACGCCGGCGTGTCCATCGAAGCCGTCCGCCGTCGCCTCGGCCACGCCTCCGCCGAGACCACCCAGCTCTACACCCTCTTGGCCGACGACGTCGCCGACGCCGAAATCCGCGCCGCCCGCCGACGCCGCGACCAGGGAACGCGCTGA
- a CDS encoding Crp/Fnr family transcriptional regulator, with protein MSTRPAEERAPVPVTSARRKLALEAQGFRHNSFWVGLGKAGRKALLSVGRWKRYAGPHDAIYRRGQNSDFAFVLLDGHVKAVLNADTRHPTMLALRYPGQILGEDEALEVSGTPVRAMTMQPLHRVEGILITRDRFQGFLNQHPTAWPALSRELLTRLNEAEERLGQQASEAANSRLAKALVSLIDYPMAVRLGSSRMAVPLTQAELASWIGASRETVERILRDWRDRDIVATAYRSIVVLRPNDLIRISGLLRHWSVPLNHPSAAPHFVQARARVARRLYPSAIGSRPRPQPVSPIR; from the coding sequence ATGAGCACACGGCCTGCTGAGGAGCGCGCTCCCGTCCCCGTCACCAGTGCCCGCCGCAAGCTCGCGCTGGAGGCTCAGGGGTTTCGGCACAACAGCTTCTGGGTGGGGCTGGGCAAGGCAGGCCGCAAGGCGCTGCTGTCAGTCGGGCGGTGGAAGCGCTACGCGGGACCACACGATGCGATCTATCGGCGAGGACAGAACAGCGACTTCGCCTTCGTCCTGCTCGACGGCCACGTAAAGGCAGTCCTCAACGCCGACACCCGCCACCCCACCATGCTGGCCCTGCGGTATCCAGGCCAAATCCTGGGAGAAGACGAGGCGCTGGAGGTCAGTGGGACGCCCGTACGGGCCATGACCATGCAGCCCCTTCATCGGGTCGAGGGCATCCTGATCACACGCGATCGGTTCCAGGGCTTCCTGAACCAACATCCAACGGCATGGCCAGCGCTCTCACGAGAACTGCTGACACGTCTGAACGAAGCCGAAGAACGTCTGGGACAGCAGGCTTCTGAGGCAGCCAACAGCCGCCTGGCCAAAGCATTGGTGTCGTTGATCGACTACCCCATGGCAGTCAGGCTGGGCTCCAGCCGGATGGCCGTTCCGCTTACTCAGGCGGAGCTCGCTTCCTGGATAGGTGCTTCCCGAGAGACCGTAGAGCGGATCCTGCGAGACTGGCGCGATCGCGACATCGTCGCGACGGCCTATCGGTCGATCGTTGTCCTACGTCCCAATGACCTGATCAGGATTTCCGGGCTCCTTCGGCACTGGTCAGTGCCACTCAACCATCCGTCAGCAGCCCCACACTTTGTTCAGGCGCGTGCACGGGTTGCGAGGCGCCTCTACCCTTCGGCAATCGGCTCCAGGCCACGCCCGCAGCCAGTCAGTCCTATTCGGTAG
- a CDS encoding recombinase family protein, protein MNAPTVMDTKPHSAANTIRIGYARVSTRAQDHLSQMQALDGAHCREIVEETASTRKDRPKLRATVERMRPSDTLVIYKPDRIARSVKELLVFLEDELAPRGINLEILSGICAGLHRPSGQSIGDRMLFMLAGLAAEMERELISERTLDGLAAARAHGRTGGRPPALDEDKLAAARARQARGESITAIAKQLGVGRSTLYRALEEEDRPAAIAKETTPSKAEEEACAAATYAIASALRERHPAAYRAIMDDLTPAERDEVAKTCGRAAARRDRNQKG, encoded by the coding sequence GTGAATGCCCCCACCGTCATGGACACGAAGCCGCACAGCGCGGCCAACACGATCCGGATCGGCTACGCCCGCGTCTCCACCCGCGCCCAAGACCACCTGTCGCAGATGCAGGCCCTCGATGGTGCGCACTGCCGCGAGATCGTCGAAGAGACCGCCAGCACCCGCAAGGACCGGCCCAAGCTGCGCGCCACCGTCGAGCGGATGCGTCCCAGCGACACCCTGGTCATCTACAAGCCCGACCGGATCGCCCGCTCGGTCAAGGAGCTGCTGGTCTTCCTGGAAGACGAGCTCGCCCCGCGCGGCATCAACCTGGAGATCCTGTCCGGCATCTGTGCCGGTCTTCATCGGCCCAGCGGGCAGTCCATCGGCGACCGGATGCTGTTCATGCTCGCCGGCCTGGCCGCCGAGATGGAACGCGAGCTGATCAGCGAGCGCACCCTGGACGGCCTGGCCGCCGCCCGCGCCCACGGCCGCACGGGAGGCCGGCCCCCGGCGCTGGATGAGGACAAGCTGGCCGCCGCTCGCGCCCGCCAGGCCCGCGGCGAGTCCATCACCGCCATCGCCAAGCAGCTCGGTGTCGGCCGTTCCACCCTGTATCGAGCCCTGGAGGAGGAAGACCGGCCAGCCGCGATCGCGAAGGAGACCACGCCCTCGAAGGCCGAGGAGGAAGCGTGCGCCGCCGCCACCTACGCCATTGCCAGCGCGCTGCGGGAGCGGCACCCGGCCGCCTACCGCGCCATCATGGACGACCTCACCCCGGCCGAACGCGACGAGGTGGCCAAGACGTGCGGGCGCGCGGCCGCCCGCCGCGACCGCAACCAGAAGGGCTGA